A single region of the Ornithorhynchus anatinus isolate Pmale09 chromosome 13, mOrnAna1.pri.v4, whole genome shotgun sequence genome encodes:
- the CCDC71L gene encoding coiled-coil domain-containing protein 71L, with protein MAERGGASVAAAAILCGAAGSAAASAALAGAVREGSAGRRPARRRRRRPMRCGGPGPREAEEKVVYSRSQLSLAGSTRALGDAFKLFMPRSTEFMSSDAELWSFLCSLKHQFSPRILRSKDVYGYSSCRALVPDPAPAPLPAPAAAPGGTRRRRRRGPAARPRRAAAPAAPAPAPAPAPAAPAAPFGGRSLEEIWRAATPSLTAFPTVRVGGDVWARRGLAAARRRARRVLGVDLDPVVRLRRFPVAAPGP; from the exons ATGGCAGAGCGGGGGGGGGCGTCGGTGGCGGCGGCCGCCATTTTGTGCGGGGCGGCAGGCTCTGCAGCCGCGTCGGCCGCCCTCGCCGGGGCTGTGAGGGAGGGGAGCGCCGGGCGGAGGCCggcccggaggaggcggcggcggcccatGCG gtgcggcgggcccgggccgcgggaggcggaggagaaggtgGTGTACTCGCGGTCGCAGCTGTCCCTGGCCGGCAGCACCCGGGCGCTGGGCGACGCCTTCAAGCTGTTCATGCCGCGCAGCACGGAGTTCATGAGCTCCGACGCCGAGCTGTGGAGCTTCCTCTGCAGCCTGAAGCACCAGTTCTCCCCGCGCATCCTGCGCAGCAAGGACGTCTACGGCTACTCGTCCTGCCGGGCCCTGGTGCccgacccggccccggccccgctgccggccccggccgcggcccccggcGGGACCCGCCGCCGGAGACGCCGAGGACCGGCCGCCCGCCCCAGGagggccgcggcccccgccgccccggccccggcccccgcccccgccccggccgcccccgccgcccccttcgGCGGCCGGTCCTTGGAGGAGATCTGGAGGGCCGCCACCCCGAGCCTGACGGCCTTCCCCACCGTCCGGGTGGGCGGCGACGTGTGGGCCCGGCGGGGCCTGGCGGCGGCCcggcgccgggcccggcgggtGCTGGGGGTCGACCTCGACCCCGtcgtccggctccgccgcttccccgtggccgccccgggcccctga